One genomic region from Primulina huaijiensis isolate GDHJ02 unplaced genomic scaffold, ASM1229523v2 scaffold38029, whole genome shotgun sequence encodes:
- the LOC140968841 gene encoding DNA-directed RNA polymerases II, IV and V subunit 8B-like produces the protein MAEFYFDEIIRVHKVDNQVVYDKVSRIIARSEVEEFYLELDVNKEIYPMLPGEKYRMVITNTPLMDGSAVTCYFPEGKQKSLADKFEYVMHGLSYKMSEVQVKTDDGNSDAKVAVYVSFGGLQLLLRGDPLKVHKFKVDQKLFLLLRKI, from the exons ATGGCGGAGTTTTACTTTGACGAGATAATCAGGGTCCATAAAGTGGATAATCAAGTTGTATATGACAAGG tttCGCGTATCATCGCAAGAAGTGAAGTTGAGGAGTTTTATCTGGAGTTAGATGTGAACAAAGAAATATATCCTATGCTCCCGGGTGAGAAATACCGAATGGTGATAACTAACACTCCGTTGATGGATGGTTCGGCTGTTACATGCTACTTTCCTGAG GGCAAACAAAAATCACTTGCAGACAAATTTGAGTATGTGATGCATGGCCTTTCGTATAAAATGTCAGAAGTTCAAGTAAAGACTGATGATGGAAACAGTGATGCTAAAGT GGCTGTCTATGTTTCATTTGGAGGCCTTCAATTGCTGCTGAGAGGCGATCCCCTGAAGGTGCACAAGTTTAAAGTCGACCAGAAGCTGTTTCTTCTGTTGCGAAAGATATGA